Part of the Solanum pennellii chromosome 10, SPENNV200 genome is shown below.
aagtaaaaaaaaaatgtttgacgaggattaaatttactcatatggaattatattttttagaaaaaaataataaaaatttagattaaaattattttttttcatttccgttagaggaaaagggtatatgtgagccatttgtttacaagtaggggtatatatgagccactttcataacaagggatatatcagctctaaatgacaaagttgaggggtatatcagacccttttcccttgttTAAATAAGTAGATGCaataattgatttgattttagagAATGTATGGACGCGGGATTGTGTATTTGACAAATACAGatgtaataaatttttaataatatttgcaTGTAAACTTTTAACCAACTTCTCAGCTTCGGTTgatttttcattcaaatttcTGCGTTGTGCTTTGGTTTTATAGCTTTCATCATTGCTCAAATTGaattctttttttctccttcttgGTTTCTCAATTTGAGTTACACGTCAGTACTTACCTTTGCTCTCTTCTAAGCTAAAAGTCATATCACCAAATTTAAATGTAACAACTTTAATTAAGGTTCGAGTTACCTTTCACACAATTTGAAGGCATAATTAAGTAGTAATTCAAGCATTCCATGTGCATGTTGGATTTATTTCACCCTTCTATTTGTCTTTGCATTTAAGCGTTCGATTTTACTTGTCCACGTCTAATAAGTAATATCACCTCTTAAATATAATAAGAGTAAATTACTTCCTTTTAAGTGAACTTGTAAAGCAGTGCACACATATTCAGAAAAACATTCAAGGGCATacgtttaattattattttcactattgccttttttatgaaatcataaatataactttatatAAGTAGACTTCAATAAATGAAAGAACAAGTATGgataaaattcttaaatttggaactattcaattattttgaaaaatgaaaaaagctTTAAAAATTCAGCAAATCTGGAATAGAGGTAGGAGGAACTACGTGACAAATTATATCATGATTTATAAACTGAATAAGTAAAAGcgaacatttatttttaatagtgaACAGATAAAAGTGAGCGGAGAGTACTAAACAAACCACATGGTCTTCTGtgaataacaataaaattaacTTGTATTGCAAGTGCCAAAGACAAACTTCCCCattagaaataatttagcaTTGCCAGAGCAATAATTCTTTTATAATGAACCTATGGTGAGCTATACAAATCAAAGAATACATATTTTTACAGCATAAATTCACAGGAGGAGAAATAAATAAGATGctcaatatcaaaatatttattcctATTCTAACGAAACATAGAAAGAATCAACCTACTGATTCTTCTTCTGCGTTGTTGTGAACGAAGTAGATTTTCTAGCAGGTTTTTTATCTAGACTCGAAGTtctgaaaataaagagaagtgTCTCGACAAGCATGGTAATGACCAATCCAAGAATGCCTCCAGCAGCGCTCTGAAGAAAGAGCAACGAAACTTCAATACAGAGTAGTGAACCAGAGGAAGTAGATACAGTAGACAAAAGCACAGGAGAAGAGGTCGGTTATATAGTTGTTGTTGCTCCATGTATAGATGTTGTATCGAATAGAATCACGAGGAAATCAAATTAAGAACTTACCATTGCTGGACTATGATTAAATAAGGCCCTGAATGCAAAATATCCCATCAGATAGCCAGTGAACATTGCTATCCCAACATGTAAGCCTGCACCAAAGGACCAGAACTACCAAAAATTCAACTGCAAATCAAATTCTTAGCTACCTAACAGCGCAAGAGGAgcgaaaatgaaaaaaaactgGTGAAGACCAGAGATATACAAGTTAGCGATAGTAGATCATTCCTAACTCTCTCACTCACATGGTCAAATCAGGACGCAGCAACTGTATCAACCTCACAGTTGATACTAGCAAATCAAGTGATATATCTTCATACGGATGCAGCTTAATGGGTTTGATTTTATTGTTCAATCAACTCATGAAATATCAGTCGGTACTGGAACTTCTCCCAAGAATTGCTGCACTACTCTACAAAGAAGCAAGatgagaaaacaaaagaaaacacTCGCTTCCACAACAAAAACGTACATGCGTACAAACAGAAAAACAGAAGCAATAggcaaaaagcaaaaaaaaaaaacaagttttaaaaagaACTCATCAAATTTGTTAAAAGGACTTTTTCTCCAAAGCCCCTATTGTGTCTAACATTCAGCTAAAGGAAAATAGGTCAAGTCCACAGGTACCCAGTTGTTCAGGAAGAATGTGAAATCAACAATTGTCGAATACATAAATTAGAATGAATGGAATTTGAGCTTTAGAAGAACCCTTATGAACAGGATAACatattttattagatatttGGAACATTTTCAAACCTTGTTAAATCAAAATTGTGTTcacacaaacatatatatatatatatatatatatatatatcacctGATCCTGCAAGTCTATAGTCTAAACAACTAGCTTTTATGGCAATGATTGGTCGCTAGCTTGATTGGAAGGACTGATGCAATTATACCTTTCATTTTCTCGCTACTACTTACTATTACTACGTAAGTAGTTTCTTTTAGCATTCGTTTTTCTCGCTCATTACTTAGCTTTAGGAGTGGGGGAAACTGAACATCATTCGAGGGGTAAGGTTGCTTCCACACTACCCTTCCCAGACACCACTTATAGGACTACatttgatatgttgttgttgtatataTCACTGGAATAAGaaagttcaattttttccaaaatattaaCTTTATGAACTCACttctatttaaataaaatttcaattctAATTCCAATCAATATCAATCAACTATGCCCTAAATTCATACTAATTGGGGTTATATGATTTCATTCCAATACCATGTCAATAAAATTGGAAGTAGTAAATACAACTTCAATAATGGCAATAGATGCAAAAGAGAGACACTCACCAAAGCCCATTTGATGTTTATAAGAGGAAAAAGGTTCATCCATGGATTTCGTAGGAGTAATATCCTTCACTAATTCATCATACGCCTTCTTCTCCGACGCTTCGTCTAGTTTCCTCAACCGAGCTTTGAGTTCCTCAATTTTTTCTCTAGGTTTTGGACTGCAGAAGACGAAATTGGATCCGGATAACAAGCCCATCAGATCAGGTCGTGTTACAGGGTTAGACCCGATCCAAACGGACCTCAAATGTTTATATGGTACCGTGGGCTGATCGGAAAGGGAAGACGCGAGTTCTCTCAGGTCATTGGAGAGTTCAACTCCGGCGAGAAACAAACGTATGGTCTCGGTGGTTGAAATAATAAGGCCAGCGTTTACGCCGTCGACAACGGTGGTGGCGCTGGTAGTGGAAGGGGCACCATTATTTTCTGGTGAAGCcattataatttgataataaaatttgtacaattgaattgaatcaATAAATccaatcaaattgaaaaaataaaccgATTTATGATAGTGGTAGTAGTTTGTGCTGGCTATAAAACTCAAACCATTTTGAGTATACGGAATATGTTTCTATTATGCATGTAAATCAGTGAGGATATAtgtgtaatcatttaaaatttattaaatataaatttatcaaatgattcgtattatattgaattcataaatatattaattcaaataaatattgtgggttgatataattgagttaaatatttaagtccaataaatatggatataattaaagtctaaattaattgatttgggctacattggatgaacccaatttgttaaactcaatctcatctcattctagagcccatcttggcgccacgtgtgcagatgatgtggcatgccaagtcaaataagaaaaccaatagaatcatgacatgtgtcaaagatgaaaaacccgctccataaagcccaaatGCCATGTCACTTTAATCTGATTGGCTAAATggaatcctattccaatcgcaactcctctattctaaaactataaataggggtcctcataattcaaaaaaggacagaaaattctaaacaagaagctagagaaactctgtggtacaaacgccatttaattctctacaaagctacaagtttaagaattcaagcattcaagttcaagaacgatcaagatcaagaccaccgaattcaagaacaagctcgaagcccttgagttcaaataaaagtcaagatcaagataaagttcaagttcaagttcatcatagattcaagaacaagctttaaagcccttgaatttatatttgaaaaggcgaattcagaggaattatagagattgtaacactcacatttgaaataataaaatcgattgttgctataattttccgttcttgattattgttttctcgacgcgaattttattgtctacaaattctggcacgcccagtgggacaatctctacctctcatctcaacttttcaaacgtcaaagaatatCAAGATGACTTCCATGAACAACAACTCTCGATCAACCGCCTCTAAGGTCACTAGCTCCAAGTTCTCTACTGAAGTTGAAGACATCCTTGGTGTTACCTTTGGAAGTTTTGGAGCTGTTACGAGAAGCAAGGCTGCTACACTAGGGCAACAAATGCTTCAAGTGTCGTCTGCATCAACCCCAGTTTTTGGGTCTTCGACTCCAAaaggagcaagttcctccacaaattctctagaaggaggaagtagtgttgctgaaaagatcaagaagacaTTGGCTCTACTTGAGCAATCTGGTTCCAAGAACTCTACCACAAGGGAGAAATGTGATTCAACTTGTGAATCATCTCCACGTATATCACGTAACGTGAGTCCACTGAAAATTAACTTACGCGACAATCCATGTTACTCTTCTGCATCTCCAATGATCATGCAAACGATGGTGACTGCTGCTTCCTCTCCTGAGGAACAACTCGCAAATCTGACGAAGTTGGTTGAAGGATTGACGAAGCATGTACAACACCAAGAATCTCGAATTGACAAGTTGATGGACAGGATAGAAGGACTTTTAGATGGAGATGCGAGCCATGCACCTGGAAAGGGCATTGAAGTTCAAGAAATCGAAGATCCTGCTAAGAAAGCCCCGTTTGTTAAAGAGATGCCAATTTCTTCTGAAGGAATGATCCCACTTGATCGCTTGAAGGAGTTTATTGAAGGCACTATCAaagataagtatgaagtctccACCAAGTCTTCTCATATGTATGCTAAGCCATACACTGCTAGgattgataactttaaaatgtcTGCTGGTTATCAACAtcccaaatttcaacaatttgagggAAAAGGAAATCCGAAACAACATGTCGCGCACTTCGTGGAAACATGTAATAATGCTGGAACATATGGAGACTATCTTGTCAAACAGTTTGTCCGCTCTCTAAAAGGAAATGCCTTTGATTGGTACACGGATCTCAAACCTAACTCTATTGATAGTTGGGAGCAACTAGAACATGAGTTTCTCAATCGCTTCTATAGCACAAGGCGCACGGTGAGCATGGTAGAACTCACCAATACTCGCCAAAGAAAGGATGAACCGGTCATAGATTACATAAATCGATGGAGGAACGCGAGCCTAAATTGCAAGGATAGGCTCAGTGAAGCTTCTGCAATTGAAATGTGTATTCAAGGAATGCACTGGGAGCTTCTTTACATCTTGCAAGGAATAAAACCAAAATCTTTCGAGGATTTAGATACTCGCGCTCATGATATGGAGTTGAGCATGTCATCTGCCGGAAAAGATATGACTATTGTCCATGATCCTCGCAAAGGAAGGGACAAACAGGAACCCAAAAGATGGAGCAAGTTTCTGCCCAGAAATGACAACAAAAAATCCATGAGTGTAAATGTGTCACCCGCAAAGTTCACCACGAATGAGGGCgtaaaaaaaatgtgaggaCGTCTTTCCAAGCACGTTCAAATTAAAAGTCGACGCTAAGGGAGATGCAAGGAAAAAAGTATCCCTTCTTGGATTCTGACGTTTCtcaaatttttgatgaattgcttGAGTTAAAGCTCATTGACTTGCCAGAGATGAAGCGACCCGATGAAGCTGGAAAAACTGATGACCCAAATTATTGCAAGTATCACAGACTTGTGAGTCATCCTCTTGAAAAATGCTTTGTCTTTAAGGATAGAGTGATGCGATTGGCtaacgaaaataaaattatccttgATGATGAGAAAGCTAGTTCTAACCAGACCCCTATCACGTTTGGGTCACTGGATCCGGTCCAAATATATATCTCTGAAAAGCATGAAGAAGAGCCAGTAGAACAGGATGTTGACATAGATGGTGAGGAGGGTTGGATTCTTGTAACTAGGCGAAGACGCAACAAGTCAAGCTTACGAAAAGAATTATCCGAGAAACCGGTTAGAGAAAAAATGGTGAAGAAATCACAGAAGCAAAAATCAATCAAGTGCCCCAAAAGGGCAAAGGTTGAAGTGCATCACTACCAAAAACCTCGACGTCTTGTGACTCTAGGGGAATTCTTGCCAAGCTCGTTCGACTCAAAGTCTACTCTAGGCAATGTCGAGGCATCATGTTTCAATGTGGATAAAGAACAAACAATGAAGGTGCCTCCTACTGTAAAAGAAGGAACAACGAGTGAATCCTCACCAAAAGTGTCTAttggggaagaagaagaagaaacaagagAAATCTCAGAAATGATGTCTCTTTCATCTTCTGAAAAATCTATTGAACTTTCTTCCCAAGAAGCATATGTCTGTGATACTAAAATCACATTTACAGATAACGATCTTCTATTTGGTGAAACACTACACAATCGTCCTTTGTATATGGTGGGTCATGTGCtagagaagaagataaatagaatcttaatagatgaaggatctggaGTCAACATTTTGCCTATCCACACATTGAAGGAACTTGGCATCACGACTGGAGAACTTAGTGAAAGTCGTCTGTTGATACAAGGATTTAATCAAGGTGGACAGAGGCCCATAGGCTCTATTAAATTAGAGATCCACATGGGAGATTTGCGATCAAGCGCATGGATGCATGTGATTGACGCAAAGACATCATACAACATATTACTTGGCAGGCCTTGGGTACATGAGAATAGAATTGTCTCATCTTCTTACTATcaatgtt
Proteins encoded:
- the LOC107032485 gene encoding uncharacterized protein LOC107032485, translated to MASPENNGAPSTTSATTVVDGVNAGLIISTTETIRLFLAGVELSNDLRELASSLSDQPTVPYKHLRSVWIGSNPVTRPDLMGLLSGSNFVFCSPKPREKIEELKARLRKLDEASEKKAYDELVKDITPTKSMDEPFSSYKHQMGFGLHVGIAMFTGYLMGYFAFRALFNHSPAMSAAGGILGLVITMLVETLLFIFRTSSLDKKPARKSTSFTTTQKKNQ